The following proteins are encoded in a genomic region of Flammeovirga pectinis:
- a CDS encoding AI-2E family transporter, whose protein sequence is MDYKVISKGLLDTIKKLALFCIGLYTLFLIKSVIIYIAIAGVIALIAYPLKSFLKRRFNFSNNSALLSVVVLFLLLLTAFLSLFIPLIIQEARDLSLINMDEFKSNINLTFDSLNQSTLKYGLDLSSLNLGGVILNKINNAPKIFKSIINTVGSYSVGVFSVCFIAFFFIKESEQIGDFFISVLPIENEKEIKSSIIKIKKLLSRYFIGLSVQILIVFILYLVSLMVIGVSNPLVIAFLCAILNLIPYVGPLIGLILMYILALTDNINMDFQSEFIPLIVKISVAYGITQFIDNNFSQPIIFSKSVNSHPLEIFLVIFISGVLFGIVGMILAVPVYTVIKVILKEFYPNNPVVKALAENL, encoded by the coding sequence ATGGATTATAAAGTAATTAGTAAAGGGCTGCTTGATACGATAAAAAAGCTTGCTCTATTTTGTATAGGACTATATACGCTGTTTTTAATAAAATCGGTAATTATTTACATTGCAATAGCAGGTGTTATTGCTCTCATTGCCTACCCATTAAAATCTTTCTTAAAAAGACGATTTAACTTCTCAAATAATAGTGCACTTTTATCTGTTGTTGTATTATTTCTGCTGTTACTCACGGCATTTTTAAGTCTTTTTATTCCTTTAATAATTCAAGAAGCCAGAGATTTATCACTTATCAATATGGATGAGTTTAAATCGAATATTAACCTAACTTTTGATTCACTCAATCAATCAACTTTAAAATATGGCTTAGACTTATCTTCTTTAAATTTAGGAGGTGTAATACTGAATAAAATCAATAATGCTCCAAAAATATTTAAGTCGATTATTAATACAGTTGGTTCTTATAGTGTAGGTGTCTTTTCGGTTTGTTTTATAGCCTTTTTCTTTATCAAAGAGAGTGAGCAAATTGGTGACTTTTTTATCTCTGTACTCCCTATAGAGAATGAAAAAGAAATAAAATCGTCAATCATAAAAATTAAAAAATTATTATCTCGTTACTTCATTGGTTTAAGTGTTCAGATATTAATTGTGTTCATTTTATACTTAGTATCCTTAATGGTAATTGGTGTTAGTAATCCATTAGTTATTGCATTTTTATGCGCTATACTTAACTTAATACCTTATGTAGGTCCGCTTATTGGATTAATATTAATGTACATTCTTGCACTTACAGATAACATTAATATGGATTTCCAAAGTGAATTTATTCCATTAATTGTAAAGATTTCTGTTGCTTACGGAATCACTCAATTTATTGATAATAATTTCTCTCAGCCAATTATATTCTCAAAAAGTGTCAACTCACATCCGTTAGAAATTTTCTTGGTAATCTTTATTTCAGGTGTTCTTTTTGGTATTGTAGGAATGATATTAGCAGTGCCAGTTTATACTGTAATTAAAGTAATTCTAAAAGAGTTTTACCCTAATAACCCAGTGGTAAAAGCTTTAGCAGAAAATCTTTAG
- a CDS encoding class II aldolase/adducin family protein, with translation MKSIKEQVTAAEWTTRVELAAAYRAFYYLGFEYTTFGHLSARVPGEPDCLLLNPFGLTFDEITASSLIKVRKDGTILTDNGYQLNKAGWNIHSGLIFGNDSINSAMHLHTVDGVAVSAMKDGVLPLCQDDMLIHSNIAYHDYEGVVVNADEAPRMLSDIGDKKILMLRNHGTLSVGETIGEAFFYMFFLEKSCKIQTRALGSPQGVINVNEAIVDNVPEQKKEVMAGLPHEGNNSDPYHTLYEGWLRRMKREYPEFDN, from the coding sequence ATGAAATCTATTAAAGAACAAGTTACAGCGGCAGAATGGACTACTAGAGTTGAATTAGCAGCAGCATATAGAGCTTTCTATTATTTAGGATTTGAGTACACTACTTTTGGACATCTTTCGGCTAGAGTTCCGGGTGAACCTGATTGTTTATTATTAAATCCTTTCGGTTTAACGTTCGATGAAATTACTGCTTCATCATTAATTAAAGTTAGAAAAGACGGGACAATTCTTACAGATAATGGATACCAATTAAATAAAGCAGGATGGAATATTCATTCTGGTTTGATCTTCGGAAACGACTCAATCAATTCTGCAATGCACTTACATACAGTTGATGGTGTGGCAGTTTCGGCAATGAAAGACGGCGTGCTTCCGCTTTGCCAAGATGATATGCTGATTCACTCTAATATTGCTTATCATGATTACGAAGGTGTGGTTGTAAATGCGGATGAAGCTCCTCGTATGTTGTCGGATATTGGAGATAAGAAAATATTAATGCTTAGAAATCACGGTACGCTATCTGTTGGCGAAACTATCGGTGAAGCTTTCTTTTATATGTTCTTCCTTGAAAAATCTTGTAAGATTCAAACACGTGCGCTAGGCAGTCCTCAAGGAGTAATTAACGTAAATGAAGCGATTGTAGATAATGTGCCAGAACAGAAAAAAGAAGTGATGGCTGGATTGCCACATGAAGGAAATAACTCTGACCCATACCATACTTTATATGAAGGTTGGTTACGTAGAATGAAGCGTGAATATCCTGAATTTGATAATTAA
- a CDS encoding helix-turn-helix transcriptional regulator, with translation MSKNIKLNNSPVTNQLVKLQTALGGDLVSEHHLVIDNEILVGDIHYYTNGYTDFTIVEVEVREDLKIEFFHIDDFHYTAQFFGKNLVYSKGKEEDIQISIPNGFFILKDAESIHMHFKKGEKVEQVTIYFTKEILREESNVFLEKLDSFIFHEGDANLRVWKRAVFTSKPLDKDLREEWYLLKMMELNLIFQNVIRKIGTKGEKRVYSDYEIDIAFLIKKVITEDIKNKPIVSDLALEYGINLNKLEKIFRYVFNETIYQFYKTVRINKVKEEIYTTDKAFTEIAYDYGYTDVNHMSKNFKANFGLTPSQFKENN, from the coding sequence ATGAGTAAGAACATTAAGTTAAATAATAGCCCTGTTACTAATCAATTAGTTAAGCTACAGACAGCCTTAGGTGGTGACCTTGTTAGTGAACATCATTTAGTAATTGATAATGAAATCCTTGTTGGAGATATTCATTATTATACCAATGGATATACAGATTTTACGATTGTAGAAGTGGAGGTCAGAGAAGACCTGAAAATTGAGTTTTTTCATATAGACGACTTTCATTATACCGCACAATTTTTTGGTAAAAATCTAGTCTATTCAAAAGGCAAGGAGGAAGATATTCAGATATCAATCCCGAATGGTTTTTTTATTTTAAAGGATGCAGAGTCTATACATATGCATTTTAAAAAAGGGGAAAAAGTAGAACAAGTAACGATATACTTTACAAAGGAAATTTTAAGAGAGGAATCAAATGTCTTTTTAGAAAAATTAGATAGTTTTATTTTTCATGAAGGAGACGCCAATCTAAGAGTTTGGAAAAGAGCTGTTTTTACATCAAAACCCCTTGATAAGGATTTAAGAGAAGAATGGTATTTATTAAAAATGATGGAATTGAATTTGATTTTTCAAAACGTCATCAGAAAAATAGGTACAAAAGGAGAGAAGAGGGTATATTCTGATTATGAAATAGATATCGCATTTTTAATAAAGAAAGTAATTACAGAAGACATTAAAAATAAACCAATTGTTTCTGATCTTGCTTTAGAATATGGTATCAACTTAAATAAACTTGAGAAAATTTTTAGATATGTTTTTAACGAAACCATCTATCAATTCTACAAAACTGTTAGGATTAACAAGGTGAAAGAAGAAATCTATACTACAGATAAGGCATTTACAGAAATTGCTTACGATTATGGATACACTGATGTAAACCATATGTCTAAAAATTTTAAAGCAAATTTTGGCCTAACACCTTCACAGTTTAAGGAAAATAATTGA
- a CDS encoding CPBP family intramembrane glutamic endopeptidase yields MSQKQSSFYPSILQGWGIVGIFLIVSIFVSIVTSGFEGVLDKGLILFITYLFAMGIPLGIIYSVRKKKTGITSFNFKLDYLVIVPVLFFVTLGLQLGLIGPITDLIPMPEEFVTFFKELMGDKDIYNFLTVVIAAPILEELIFRGLILDGFLKRYSPTKAILFSSMFFGIIHFNPWQFVAAMILGCFIGWVYLKTKSVSYGIIIHMINNGCAFAIMMFISEDQMNLTGPELYGGSTNYVIIIIGSLLVTGVGLYYLSKYFKETVPPITWKEDAIDDFDSEIGNTTTVE; encoded by the coding sequence ATGTCTCAAAAACAATCATCTTTCTACCCATCAATTTTACAAGGATGGGGTATTGTTGGAATCTTTCTTATTGTATCAATTTTCGTGTCAATCGTTACTTCAGGTTTTGAAGGGGTGTTAGATAAAGGATTAATACTCTTTATAACTTACCTATTTGCAATGGGGATTCCTTTAGGAATTATTTATTCTGTGCGTAAGAAAAAGACAGGTATAACATCATTTAATTTTAAGTTAGATTATCTAGTTATTGTCCCAGTACTTTTCTTTGTGACTTTAGGGTTACAATTGGGTTTAATAGGGCCAATTACAGATTTAATTCCTATGCCAGAAGAATTTGTTACTTTTTTTAAAGAACTAATGGGCGACAAAGACATCTATAATTTCTTAACGGTAGTAATTGCTGCTCCAATTTTAGAAGAATTAATTTTTAGAGGATTAATATTAGATGGATTCTTAAAGAGATACTCTCCAACTAAAGCTATTCTTTTTTCGAGTATGTTTTTTGGAATTATACACTTTAACCCTTGGCAGTTTGTAGCAGCAATGATTTTAGGTTGCTTTATTGGTTGGGTTTATTTAAAAACTAAGAGTGTGAGCTACGGTATTATTATTCATATGATAAACAATGGATGTGCATTTGCAATAATGATGTTTATTTCTGAAGATCAAATGAATTTGACTGGACCAGAATTATATGGAGGTAGTACTAATTATGTGATTATAATTATTGGTTCTTTGTTAGTAACGGGCGTAGGTCTTTATTACTTATCAAAGTATTTTAAAGAAACTGTACCTCCAATTACTTGGAAAGAGGATGCTATTGATGATTTTGATAGTGAAATTGGAAATACTACAACTGTAGAGTAA
- a CDS encoding peroxiredoxin: MSTIRLGDEAPNFTAQTSEGEIDFYNWLGDSWGILFSHPADYTPVCTTELGTVAKYKDEFAKRNVKVAALSVDGLESHKGWIKDINETQNTTVDFPIIADEDRKVSELYDMIHPNADSKLTVRSVFVIDPDKKVKLIITYPASTGRNFNELLRVIDSLQLTAYHKVATPANWENGDDCVVVPAVKTEDIPGIFPKGYTEVKPYLRMTPQPNLN; the protein is encoded by the coding sequence ATGTCAACTATTCGCTTGGGCGATGAAGCCCCTAACTTTACAGCTCAAACATCTGAAGGAGAAATCGATTTTTATAACTGGCTAGGAGATAGCTGGGGAATCCTATTCTCTCACCCTGCAGATTATACGCCTGTTTGTACTACAGAACTTGGTACAGTAGCAAAGTATAAAGACGAGTTTGCCAAAAGAAATGTAAAAGTTGCAGCTCTTAGTGTAGATGGTTTAGAATCTCACAAAGGTTGGATTAAAGACATCAACGAGACGCAAAATACTACTGTTGATTTTCCTATCATAGCAGACGAAGACAGAAAAGTATCAGAATTATATGATATGATTCACCCTAATGCTGATAGCAAACTGACTGTAAGATCTGTTTTTGTTATTGATCCAGACAAAAAAGTAAAATTAATTATTACTTACCCTGCATCTACAGGAAGAAACTTTAACGAGTTACTAAGAGTAATTGATTCTTTACAATTAACGGCTTATCATAAAGTTGCCACTCCTGCAAACTGGGAAAATGGTGATGATTGTGTAGTTGTTCCTGCTGTAAAAACTGAAGATATTCCGGGTATTTTTCCTAAAGGATATACAGAAGTAAAACCTTATTTAAGAATGACGCCTCAGCCGAATCTTAACTAG